One part of the Dermacentor silvarum isolate Dsil-2018 chromosome 6, BIME_Dsil_1.4, whole genome shotgun sequence genome encodes these proteins:
- the LOC119456222 gene encoding uncharacterized protein LOC119456222 isoform X6: MENYRQSTLSRLTAWCLWFGHLILHPTSAWKSSTLWHKVQLFFCYILSCISVGYHEKKTLLEWVRSRVKNYPVPDNFSSGWKDGILLCALLDSMYPGSCPRYDLLNADNCISNAQLAFFLLEKHTPIRPDITAEELAEGSPNIEKAVRAIVSRLKVISAKAQLQQALGKRPSIKDDGGEDSSSLVARKNCFAKGMGLILAVRGRKASFNVFTKSTSNFCIVVEIRGPDNTVCKEIITNKSPRRKVTANSPEADKSAPDGAGQDDKKILIEYDIHPGMVAVKYTPVLKGKHQLSIIWHGQHLAGSPFTVNVDDSTDYADDLLLQRQDSVESQSSEKDEKLYPAPASPTSAAQLKGKIKRRRVLRRIVNVNGQDIVIEGDDKDKLCEVLRSLSSNVFRQNGGDYSSGREKRTAATADGTRVAKPFFSPASSPESSPDTYSYVDYGKSLWERSKHAPSKLAMPEIIVSSCSPHASEEERTPEIVAEASADRRCPDALGGRASPTVNVSLSGRASPCGTVSPSGTITPSGRVSPSGTLTPSGRVSPCGRTSPNAFPEVSEFDEFSSATLNSAGGGSSAARALFVSDMLRQETGLPYSVASHELEGVAHLPSEGEGGDATFVGAESPAVNDDLVECAAHKQLERTLSIISEESDKSPSDQMESPESGDSADKIDTPPSYEYPVTEADGDFKPSQLQPDETAFASRPVPSERHSRMSVLERAKSLESACPQPSPVKRQLSQFDVSLSQQAPLSKLDELYLDTVKLKQFFTENFKKTMQTSSTTHTFISSGDRDEFVSVRDMVKVWEHRQSPNQCGSPEQVSPRGDANGRQGVERRFRVTQVAASSKENEPDLVKDAIHPQAARRQLPCSVDSGDGSSGQSSEDKGTTTWSDRALYNKTQRQRRCNTQDTLRFPHYCRADRHGNTCRPPTELDRTPVQYGSDKGDRGSVTICCDVNGPSSSTAHSTTRPVSPTLVALRKRNAPLCDFRDNHLRQRESYRRPSYEFWFGAHSEEGGGECSRATENADRDCLLRRHPSTAAGRSDEDASEEEDYAESEDGSAYSSSCEYGSEYIDDALHDSSLILESYASFELVKSSSEVVGGLYYDCREPDDELFAEPTSRPEKCLASGARLYFGQVGTENHFQVSTKDAGKGPLSVSVQGPNAGSVINVSVTYCGQDEYTVTYKVIEPGYYIIHIKWAEWPIPDSPVMCKVTA, from the exons ATGGAGAACTACCGGCAGTCGACGCTGAGCCGGCTGACGGCCTGGTGCCTATGGTTCGGCCACCTCATTCTGCACCCGACCAGTGCCTGGAAGTCGAGCACGCTGTGGCACAAAGTGCAGCTATTCTTCTGCTACATTCTCAGCT GTATATCTGTGGGCTACCACGAGAAGAAGACACTGCTCGAGTGGGTCAGGAGCCGGGTGAAAAATTATCCCGTTCCTGACAACTTCTCTTCGGGCTGGAAGGACGGCATCCTGCTGTGCGCGCTGCTCGATTCCATGTACCCGGGTTCGTGTCCTCGCTACGACCTGCTCAACGCAGATAACTGCATCAGCAACGCTCAGCTGGCCTTCTTTCTCCTAGAGAAGCACACGCCCATTAGACCG GACATCACCGCGGAGGAGCTGGCTGAAGGCAGCCCGAACATCGAGAAGGCTGTGCGTGCCATTGTTTCTCGACTGAAGGTGATATCCGCCAAGGCTCAGCTGCAACAGGCGCTGGGCAAACGGCCTTCCATAAAAGACGATGGCGGCGAAGACTCTAGTAGCCTCGTGGCGCGCAAGAACTGCTTCGCCAAGGGCATGGGCCTCATCCTCGCCGTGCGAGGACGCAAGGCCAGCTTCAACGTGTTCACCAAGTCCACCAGCAACTTCTGCATCGTTGTCGAAATCCGTGGTCCAGACAACACGGTCTGCAAGGAAATCATCACCAACAAGTCGCCGCGACGCAAGGTCACAGCGAACAGCCCGGAGGCCGACAAAAGCGCGCCGGACGGAGCTGGTCAGGACGACAAGAAGATCCTAATCGAGTACGACATCCATCCGGGTATGGTGGCCGTCAAGTACACACCCGTTCTTAAAGGCAAGCACCAGCTGAGCATCATCTGGCACGGACAGCACCTGGCCGGAAGCCCGTTCACGGTGAACGTGGACGACTCTACCGACTACGCGGACGACTTGCTCCTCCAGAGACAAGATTCGGTCGAATCGCAGAGCTCCGAGAAAGATGAGAAGCTTTACCCCGCTCCAGCGAGCCCCACCTCGGCAGCGCAGCTCAAAGGAAAGATCAAAAGGCGCCGCGTGTTGCGCAGGATCGTCAACGTCAATGGCCAGGACATCGTCATCGAAGGAGACGACAAGGACAAGCTCTGCGAGGTACTGCGATCCTTGTCGTCCAACGTGTTCAGGCAGAACGGTGGCGACTATAGCTCGGGACGCGAGAAGCGCACCGCTGCGACGGCCGACGGTACGCGCGTCGCCAAGCCTTTCTTCTCACCCGCGAGCAGTCCGGAGTCGTCTCCAGACACCTACAGCTACGTGGACTACGGCAAGTCCCTGTGGGAGCGGTCCAAGCACGCTCCTTCCAAGCTCGCAATGCCGGAGATCATCGTCTCCTCGTGCAGCCCGCACGCTAGCGAAGAAGAGCGCACTCCTGAGATTGTCGCTGAAGCTTCGGCTGACCGGCGTTGTCCAGATGCGCTCGGCGGAAGAGCGTCCCCGACTGTCAATGTTTCACTGAGTGGCAGAGCTTCTCCGTGTGGAACAGTGTCCCCAAGTGGAACCATCACTCCAAGTGGAAGAGTGTCACCCAGCGGGACGCTCACTCCGAGCGGCAGGGTGTCGCCTTGTGGAAGGACATCCCCGAACGCATTTCCTGAGGTCAGCGAGTTCGACGAGTTTTCTTCCGCCACACTAAACTCCGCAGGCGGAGGAAGCAGTGCTGCGCGGGCACTCTTTGTGAGCGATATGTTGCGTCAAGAGACGGGGCTGCCTTACAGTGTGGCATCGCACGAGCTGGAGGGGGTTGCACATCTGCCCTCAGAGGGTGAAGGCGGCGATGCAACGTTCGTCGGAGCGGAGTCACCTGCAGTGAACGATGACCTTGTGGAGTGCGCGGCGCACAAGCAGCTGGAGAGGACCCTATCAATAATATCAGAGGAGAGCGACAAGTCGCCTTCCGATCAAATGGAGTCGCCGGAATCGGGGGATAGCGCGGACAAGATCGACACCCCGCCTTCGTATGAGTACCCCGTTACCGAAGCAGACGGTGACTTCAAGCCTAGTCAGCTGCAACCCGATGAGACTGCATTCGCGAGCCGTCCTGTTCCCTCTGAAAGACATAGCCGGATGTCGGTTCTCGAGAGAGCGAAATCACTAGAGAGTGCGTGTCCTCAGCCGTCCCCTGTGAAGAGGCAGCTATCTCAGTTCGACGTGTCGTTGTCTCAGCAAGCACCGTTGTCAAAACTAGACGAGTTATACCTCGACACTGTGAAGCTGAAGCAATTCTTCACTGAAAACTTCAAGAAGACAATGCAAACAAGCAGCACAACGCATACCTTCATCTCCTCGGGCGATCGCGATGAGTTCGTGTCTGTGAGGGACATGGTGAAAGTGTGGGAACATCGGCAAAGCCCGAACCAGTGCGGTAGCCCTGAGCAGGTCAGCCCACGCGGCGATGCCAACGGACGACAGGGCGTCGAGAGGAGGTTTAGAGTAACACAGGTCGCAGCTTCTAGTAAGGAAAACGAACCAGATTTAGTCAAAGACGCTATTCATCCGCAAGCCGCTCGTCGTCAGCTCCCGTGCTCGGTGGACAGTGGCGACGGGTCCAGCGGTCAGTCGTCAGAGGACAAAG GGACGACGACTTGGAGTGATAGAGCGCTGTACAACAAGACACAGCGGCAGCGCAGATGCAACACGCAGGACACCCTCCGGTTTCCCCACTACTGTAGAGCAGATCGCCACGGCAACACATGCCGTCCACCGACGGAACTGGACAGGACGCCGGTCCAGTATGGCTCCGACAAGGGAGATCGAGGTTCTGTCACAATCTGTTGCGACGTCAACGGCCCCAGCAGCAGCACTGCGCATTCTACGACGCGACCGGTCAGCCCGACGCTAGTCGCACTGCGGAAGCGAAACGCCCCTCTGTGCGACTTTCGCGACAATCATCTACGACAACGCGAGTCTTACCGGAGACCTTCGTACGAGTTTTGGTTCGGCGCTCACAGCGAAGAAGGGGGCGGTGAGTGCAGCCGCGCCACCGAGAACGCCGACCGAGATTGTCTGCTCAGGAGACATCCTTCAACGGCAGCAGGTCGGTCTGACGAAGATGCTTCCGAAGAGGAGGACTATGCCGAATCCGAAGACGGCAGTGCTTACAGTTCTTCGTGCGAGTACGGTTCCGAATACATTGACGACGCACTGCACGACTCTTCCCTGATCCTGGAATCCTACGCCTCGTTCGAGCTGGTCAAATCCTCGAGCGAGGTGGTGGGCGGCCTCTACTACGACTGCAGGGAGCCAGACGACGAGCTGTTCGCCGAGCCAACTTCTCGCCCCGAGAAGTGCCTGGCTTCCGGTGCACGGCTCTACTTCGGACAGGTCGGCACCGAAAATCACTTCCAG GTTAGCACGAAGGACGCCGGCAAGGGACCCCTCTCGGTCAGCGTGCAAGGCCCCAACGCCGGCTCCGTCATAAACGTCTCGGTCACCTACTGCGGCCAAGACGAGTACACAGTCACGTACAAAGTCATTGAGCCAGGATACTACATCATCCACATCAAGTGGGCTGAGTGGCCCATACCGGACAGTCCAGTGATGTGCAAAGTGACTGCGTGA
- the LOC119456222 gene encoding uncharacterized protein LOC119456222 isoform X1 has product MQMGSSRTRKISAGSVPCVVCRHASFDVMPVGPRYGGCIGRRPSKANLMQSRLQHNANGLLRLTGYRKRRADILSVMENYRQSTLSRLTAWCLWFGHLILHPTSAWKSSTLWHKVQLFFCYILSCISVGYHEKKTLLEWVRSRVKNYPVPDNFSSGWKDGILLCALLDSMYPGSCPRYDLLNADNCISNAQLAFFLLEKHTPIRPDITAEELAEGSPNIEKAVRAIVSRLKVISAKAQLQQALGKRPSIKDDGGEDSSSLVARKNCFAKGMGLILAVRGRKASFNVFTKSTSNFCIVVEIRGPDNTVCKEIITNKSPRRKVTANSPEADKSAPDGAGQDDKKILIEYDIHPGMVAVKYTPVLKGKHQLSIIWHGQHLAGSPFTVNVDDSTDYADDLLLQRQDSVESQSSEKDEKLYPAPASPTSAAQLKGKIKRRRVLRRIVNVNGQDIVIEGDDKDKLCEVLRSLSSNVFRQNGGDYSSGREKRTAATADGTRVAKPFFSPASSPESSPDTYSYVDYGKSLWERSKHAPSKLAMPEIIVSSCSPHASEEERTPEIVAEASADRRCPDALGGRASPTVNVSLSGRASPCGTVSPSGTITPSGRVSPSGTLTPSGRVSPCGRTSPNAFPEVSEFDEFSSATLNSAGGGSSAARALFVSDMLRQETGLPYSVASHELEGVAHLPSEGEGGDATFVGAESPAVNDDLVECAAHKQLERTLSIISEESDKSPSDQMESPESGDSADKIDTPPSYEYPVTEADGDFKPSQLQPDETAFASRPVPSERHSRMSVLERAKSLESACPQPSPVKRQLSQFDVSLSQQAPLSKLDELYLDTVKLKQFFTENFKKTMQTSSTTHTFISSGDRDEFVSVRDMVKVWEHRQSPNQCGSPEQVSPRGDANGRQGVERRFRVTQVAASSKENEPDLVKDAIHPQAARRQLPCSVDSGDGSSGQSSEDKGTTTWSDRALYNKTQRQRRCNTQDTLRFPHYCRADRHGNTCRPPTELDRTPVQYGSDKGDRGSVTICCDVNGPSSSTAHSTTRPVSPTLVALRKRNAPLCDFRDNHLRQRESYRRPSYEFWFGAHSEEGGGECSRATENADRDCLLRRHPSTAAGRSDEDASEEEDYAESEDGSAYSSSCEYGSEYIDDALHDSSLILESYASFELVKSSSEVVGGLYYDCREPDDELFAEPTSRPEKCLASGARLYFGQVGTENHFQVSTKDAGKGPLSVSVQGPNAGSVINVSVTYCGQDEYTVTYKVIEPGYYIIHIKWAEWPIPDSPVMCKVTA; this is encoded by the exons CGGACATCTTGAGCGTGATGGAGAACTACCGGCAGTCGACGCTGAGCCGGCTGACGGCCTGGTGCCTATGGTTCGGCCACCTCATTCTGCACCCGACCAGTGCCTGGAAGTCGAGCACGCTGTGGCACAAAGTGCAGCTATTCTTCTGCTACATTCTCAGCT GTATATCTGTGGGCTACCACGAGAAGAAGACACTGCTCGAGTGGGTCAGGAGCCGGGTGAAAAATTATCCCGTTCCTGACAACTTCTCTTCGGGCTGGAAGGACGGCATCCTGCTGTGCGCGCTGCTCGATTCCATGTACCCGGGTTCGTGTCCTCGCTACGACCTGCTCAACGCAGATAACTGCATCAGCAACGCTCAGCTGGCCTTCTTTCTCCTAGAGAAGCACACGCCCATTAGACCG GACATCACCGCGGAGGAGCTGGCTGAAGGCAGCCCGAACATCGAGAAGGCTGTGCGTGCCATTGTTTCTCGACTGAAGGTGATATCCGCCAAGGCTCAGCTGCAACAGGCGCTGGGCAAACGGCCTTCCATAAAAGACGATGGCGGCGAAGACTCTAGTAGCCTCGTGGCGCGCAAGAACTGCTTCGCCAAGGGCATGGGCCTCATCCTCGCCGTGCGAGGACGCAAGGCCAGCTTCAACGTGTTCACCAAGTCCACCAGCAACTTCTGCATCGTTGTCGAAATCCGTGGTCCAGACAACACGGTCTGCAAGGAAATCATCACCAACAAGTCGCCGCGACGCAAGGTCACAGCGAACAGCCCGGAGGCCGACAAAAGCGCGCCGGACGGAGCTGGTCAGGACGACAAGAAGATCCTAATCGAGTACGACATCCATCCGGGTATGGTGGCCGTCAAGTACACACCCGTTCTTAAAGGCAAGCACCAGCTGAGCATCATCTGGCACGGACAGCACCTGGCCGGAAGCCCGTTCACGGTGAACGTGGACGACTCTACCGACTACGCGGACGACTTGCTCCTCCAGAGACAAGATTCGGTCGAATCGCAGAGCTCCGAGAAAGATGAGAAGCTTTACCCCGCTCCAGCGAGCCCCACCTCGGCAGCGCAGCTCAAAGGAAAGATCAAAAGGCGCCGCGTGTTGCGCAGGATCGTCAACGTCAATGGCCAGGACATCGTCATCGAAGGAGACGACAAGGACAAGCTCTGCGAGGTACTGCGATCCTTGTCGTCCAACGTGTTCAGGCAGAACGGTGGCGACTATAGCTCGGGACGCGAGAAGCGCACCGCTGCGACGGCCGACGGTACGCGCGTCGCCAAGCCTTTCTTCTCACCCGCGAGCAGTCCGGAGTCGTCTCCAGACACCTACAGCTACGTGGACTACGGCAAGTCCCTGTGGGAGCGGTCCAAGCACGCTCCTTCCAAGCTCGCAATGCCGGAGATCATCGTCTCCTCGTGCAGCCCGCACGCTAGCGAAGAAGAGCGCACTCCTGAGATTGTCGCTGAAGCTTCGGCTGACCGGCGTTGTCCAGATGCGCTCGGCGGAAGAGCGTCCCCGACTGTCAATGTTTCACTGAGTGGCAGAGCTTCTCCGTGTGGAACAGTGTCCCCAAGTGGAACCATCACTCCAAGTGGAAGAGTGTCACCCAGCGGGACGCTCACTCCGAGCGGCAGGGTGTCGCCTTGTGGAAGGACATCCCCGAACGCATTTCCTGAGGTCAGCGAGTTCGACGAGTTTTCTTCCGCCACACTAAACTCCGCAGGCGGAGGAAGCAGTGCTGCGCGGGCACTCTTTGTGAGCGATATGTTGCGTCAAGAGACGGGGCTGCCTTACAGTGTGGCATCGCACGAGCTGGAGGGGGTTGCACATCTGCCCTCAGAGGGTGAAGGCGGCGATGCAACGTTCGTCGGAGCGGAGTCACCTGCAGTGAACGATGACCTTGTGGAGTGCGCGGCGCACAAGCAGCTGGAGAGGACCCTATCAATAATATCAGAGGAGAGCGACAAGTCGCCTTCCGATCAAATGGAGTCGCCGGAATCGGGGGATAGCGCGGACAAGATCGACACCCCGCCTTCGTATGAGTACCCCGTTACCGAAGCAGACGGTGACTTCAAGCCTAGTCAGCTGCAACCCGATGAGACTGCATTCGCGAGCCGTCCTGTTCCCTCTGAAAGACATAGCCGGATGTCGGTTCTCGAGAGAGCGAAATCACTAGAGAGTGCGTGTCCTCAGCCGTCCCCTGTGAAGAGGCAGCTATCTCAGTTCGACGTGTCGTTGTCTCAGCAAGCACCGTTGTCAAAACTAGACGAGTTATACCTCGACACTGTGAAGCTGAAGCAATTCTTCACTGAAAACTTCAAGAAGACAATGCAAACAAGCAGCACAACGCATACCTTCATCTCCTCGGGCGATCGCGATGAGTTCGTGTCTGTGAGGGACATGGTGAAAGTGTGGGAACATCGGCAAAGCCCGAACCAGTGCGGTAGCCCTGAGCAGGTCAGCCCACGCGGCGATGCCAACGGACGACAGGGCGTCGAGAGGAGGTTTAGAGTAACACAGGTCGCAGCTTCTAGTAAGGAAAACGAACCAGATTTAGTCAAAGACGCTATTCATCCGCAAGCCGCTCGTCGTCAGCTCCCGTGCTCGGTGGACAGTGGCGACGGGTCCAGCGGTCAGTCGTCAGAGGACAAAG GGACGACGACTTGGAGTGATAGAGCGCTGTACAACAAGACACAGCGGCAGCGCAGATGCAACACGCAGGACACCCTCCGGTTTCCCCACTACTGTAGAGCAGATCGCCACGGCAACACATGCCGTCCACCGACGGAACTGGACAGGACGCCGGTCCAGTATGGCTCCGACAAGGGAGATCGAGGTTCTGTCACAATCTGTTGCGACGTCAACGGCCCCAGCAGCAGCACTGCGCATTCTACGACGCGACCGGTCAGCCCGACGCTAGTCGCACTGCGGAAGCGAAACGCCCCTCTGTGCGACTTTCGCGACAATCATCTACGACAACGCGAGTCTTACCGGAGACCTTCGTACGAGTTTTGGTTCGGCGCTCACAGCGAAGAAGGGGGCGGTGAGTGCAGCCGCGCCACCGAGAACGCCGACCGAGATTGTCTGCTCAGGAGACATCCTTCAACGGCAGCAGGTCGGTCTGACGAAGATGCTTCCGAAGAGGAGGACTATGCCGAATCCGAAGACGGCAGTGCTTACAGTTCTTCGTGCGAGTACGGTTCCGAATACATTGACGACGCACTGCACGACTCTTCCCTGATCCTGGAATCCTACGCCTCGTTCGAGCTGGTCAAATCCTCGAGCGAGGTGGTGGGCGGCCTCTACTACGACTGCAGGGAGCCAGACGACGAGCTGTTCGCCGAGCCAACTTCTCGCCCCGAGAAGTGCCTGGCTTCCGGTGCACGGCTCTACTTCGGACAGGTCGGCACCGAAAATCACTTCCAG GTTAGCACGAAGGACGCCGGCAAGGGACCCCTCTCGGTCAGCGTGCAAGGCCCCAACGCCGGCTCCGTCATAAACGTCTCGGTCACCTACTGCGGCCAAGACGAGTACACAGTCACGTACAAAGTCATTGAGCCAGGATACTACATCATCCACATCAAGTGGGCTGAGTGGCCCATACCGGACAGTCCAGTGATGTGCAAAGTGACTGCGTGA
- the LOC119456222 gene encoding uncharacterized protein LOC119456222 isoform X5: protein MASPDILSVMENYRQSTLSRLTAWCLWFGHLILHPTSAWKSSTLWHKVQLFFCYILSCISVGYHEKKTLLEWVRSRVKNYPVPDNFSSGWKDGILLCALLDSMYPGSCPRYDLLNADNCISNAQLAFFLLEKHTPIRPDITAEELAEGSPNIEKAVRAIVSRLKVISAKAQLQQALGKRPSIKDDGGEDSSSLVARKNCFAKGMGLILAVRGRKASFNVFTKSTSNFCIVVEIRGPDNTVCKEIITNKSPRRKVTANSPEADKSAPDGAGQDDKKILIEYDIHPGMVAVKYTPVLKGKHQLSIIWHGQHLAGSPFTVNVDDSTDYADDLLLQRQDSVESQSSEKDEKLYPAPASPTSAAQLKGKIKRRRVLRRIVNVNGQDIVIEGDDKDKLCEVLRSLSSNVFRQNGGDYSSGREKRTAATADGTRVAKPFFSPASSPESSPDTYSYVDYGKSLWERSKHAPSKLAMPEIIVSSCSPHASEEERTPEIVAEASADRRCPDALGGRASPTVNVSLSGRASPCGTVSPSGTITPSGRVSPSGTLTPSGRVSPCGRTSPNAFPEVSEFDEFSSATLNSAGGGSSAARALFVSDMLRQETGLPYSVASHELEGVAHLPSEGEGGDATFVGAESPAVNDDLVECAAHKQLERTLSIISEESDKSPSDQMESPESGDSADKIDTPPSYEYPVTEADGDFKPSQLQPDETAFASRPVPSERHSRMSVLERAKSLESACPQPSPVKRQLSQFDVSLSQQAPLSKLDELYLDTVKLKQFFTENFKKTMQTSSTTHTFISSGDRDEFVSVRDMVKVWEHRQSPNQCGSPEQVSPRGDANGRQGVERRFRVTQVAASSKENEPDLVKDAIHPQAARRQLPCSVDSGDGSSGQSSEDKGTTTWSDRALYNKTQRQRRCNTQDTLRFPHYCRADRHGNTCRPPTELDRTPVQYGSDKGDRGSVTICCDVNGPSSSTAHSTTRPVSPTLVALRKRNAPLCDFRDNHLRQRESYRRPSYEFWFGAHSEEGGGECSRATENADRDCLLRRHPSTAAGRSDEDASEEEDYAESEDGSAYSSSCEYGSEYIDDALHDSSLILESYASFELVKSSSEVVGGLYYDCREPDDELFAEPTSRPEKCLASGARLYFGQVGTENHFQVSTKDAGKGPLSVSVQGPNAGSVINVSVTYCGQDEYTVTYKVIEPGYYIIHIKWAEWPIPDSPVMCKVTA, encoded by the exons CGGACATCTTGAGCGTGATGGAGAACTACCGGCAGTCGACGCTGAGCCGGCTGACGGCCTGGTGCCTATGGTTCGGCCACCTCATTCTGCACCCGACCAGTGCCTGGAAGTCGAGCACGCTGTGGCACAAAGTGCAGCTATTCTTCTGCTACATTCTCAGCT GTATATCTGTGGGCTACCACGAGAAGAAGACACTGCTCGAGTGGGTCAGGAGCCGGGTGAAAAATTATCCCGTTCCTGACAACTTCTCTTCGGGCTGGAAGGACGGCATCCTGCTGTGCGCGCTGCTCGATTCCATGTACCCGGGTTCGTGTCCTCGCTACGACCTGCTCAACGCAGATAACTGCATCAGCAACGCTCAGCTGGCCTTCTTTCTCCTAGAGAAGCACACGCCCATTAGACCG GACATCACCGCGGAGGAGCTGGCTGAAGGCAGCCCGAACATCGAGAAGGCTGTGCGTGCCATTGTTTCTCGACTGAAGGTGATATCCGCCAAGGCTCAGCTGCAACAGGCGCTGGGCAAACGGCCTTCCATAAAAGACGATGGCGGCGAAGACTCTAGTAGCCTCGTGGCGCGCAAGAACTGCTTCGCCAAGGGCATGGGCCTCATCCTCGCCGTGCGAGGACGCAAGGCCAGCTTCAACGTGTTCACCAAGTCCACCAGCAACTTCTGCATCGTTGTCGAAATCCGTGGTCCAGACAACACGGTCTGCAAGGAAATCATCACCAACAAGTCGCCGCGACGCAAGGTCACAGCGAACAGCCCGGAGGCCGACAAAAGCGCGCCGGACGGAGCTGGTCAGGACGACAAGAAGATCCTAATCGAGTACGACATCCATCCGGGTATGGTGGCCGTCAAGTACACACCCGTTCTTAAAGGCAAGCACCAGCTGAGCATCATCTGGCACGGACAGCACCTGGCCGGAAGCCCGTTCACGGTGAACGTGGACGACTCTACCGACTACGCGGACGACTTGCTCCTCCAGAGACAAGATTCGGTCGAATCGCAGAGCTCCGAGAAAGATGAGAAGCTTTACCCCGCTCCAGCGAGCCCCACCTCGGCAGCGCAGCTCAAAGGAAAGATCAAAAGGCGCCGCGTGTTGCGCAGGATCGTCAACGTCAATGGCCAGGACATCGTCATCGAAGGAGACGACAAGGACAAGCTCTGCGAGGTACTGCGATCCTTGTCGTCCAACGTGTTCAGGCAGAACGGTGGCGACTATAGCTCGGGACGCGAGAAGCGCACCGCTGCGACGGCCGACGGTACGCGCGTCGCCAAGCCTTTCTTCTCACCCGCGAGCAGTCCGGAGTCGTCTCCAGACACCTACAGCTACGTGGACTACGGCAAGTCCCTGTGGGAGCGGTCCAAGCACGCTCCTTCCAAGCTCGCAATGCCGGAGATCATCGTCTCCTCGTGCAGCCCGCACGCTAGCGAAGAAGAGCGCACTCCTGAGATTGTCGCTGAAGCTTCGGCTGACCGGCGTTGTCCAGATGCGCTCGGCGGAAGAGCGTCCCCGACTGTCAATGTTTCACTGAGTGGCAGAGCTTCTCCGTGTGGAACAGTGTCCCCAAGTGGAACCATCACTCCAAGTGGAAGAGTGTCACCCAGCGGGACGCTCACTCCGAGCGGCAGGGTGTCGCCTTGTGGAAGGACATCCCCGAACGCATTTCCTGAGGTCAGCGAGTTCGACGAGTTTTCTTCCGCCACACTAAACTCCGCAGGCGGAGGAAGCAGTGCTGCGCGGGCACTCTTTGTGAGCGATATGTTGCGTCAAGAGACGGGGCTGCCTTACAGTGTGGCATCGCACGAGCTGGAGGGGGTTGCACATCTGCCCTCAGAGGGTGAAGGCGGCGATGCAACGTTCGTCGGAGCGGAGTCACCTGCAGTGAACGATGACCTTGTGGAGTGCGCGGCGCACAAGCAGCTGGAGAGGACCCTATCAATAATATCAGAGGAGAGCGACAAGTCGCCTTCCGATCAAATGGAGTCGCCGGAATCGGGGGATAGCGCGGACAAGATCGACACCCCGCCTTCGTATGAGTACCCCGTTACCGAAGCAGACGGTGACTTCAAGCCTAGTCAGCTGCAACCCGATGAGACTGCATTCGCGAGCCGTCCTGTTCCCTCTGAAAGACATAGCCGGATGTCGGTTCTCGAGAGAGCGAAATCACTAGAGAGTGCGTGTCCTCAGCCGTCCCCTGTGAAGAGGCAGCTATCTCAGTTCGACGTGTCGTTGTCTCAGCAAGCACCGTTGTCAAAACTAGACGAGTTATACCTCGACACTGTGAAGCTGAAGCAATTCTTCACTGAAAACTTCAAGAAGACAATGCAAACAAGCAGCACAACGCATACCTTCATCTCCTCGGGCGATCGCGATGAGTTCGTGTCTGTGAGGGACATGGTGAAAGTGTGGGAACATCGGCAAAGCCCGAACCAGTGCGGTAGCCCTGAGCAGGTCAGCCCACGCGGCGATGCCAACGGACGACAGGGCGTCGAGAGGAGGTTTAGAGTAACACAGGTCGCAGCTTCTAGTAAGGAAAACGAACCAGATTTAGTCAAAGACGCTATTCATCCGCAAGCCGCTCGTCGTCAGCTCCCGTGCTCGGTGGACAGTGGCGACGGGTCCAGCGGTCAGTCGTCAGAGGACAAAG GGACGACGACTTGGAGTGATAGAGCGCTGTACAACAAGACACAGCGGCAGCGCAGATGCAACACGCAGGACACCCTCCGGTTTCCCCACTACTGTAGAGCAGATCGCCACGGCAACACATGCCGTCCACCGACGGAACTGGACAGGACGCCGGTCCAGTATGGCTCCGACAAGGGAGATCGAGGTTCTGTCACAATCTGTTGCGACGTCAACGGCCCCAGCAGCAGCACTGCGCATTCTACGACGCGACCGGTCAGCCCGACGCTAGTCGCACTGCGGAAGCGAAACGCCCCTCTGTGCGACTTTCGCGACAATCATCTACGACAACGCGAGTCTTACCGGAGACCTTCGTACGAGTTTTGGTTCGGCGCTCACAGCGAAGAAGGGGGCGGTGAGTGCAGCCGCGCCACCGAGAACGCCGACCGAGATTGTCTGCTCAGGAGACATCCTTCAACGGCAGCAGGTCGGTCTGACGAAGATGCTTCCGAAGAGGAGGACTATGCCGAATCCGAAGACGGCAGTGCTTACAGTTCTTCGTGCGAGTACGGTTCCGAATACATTGACGACGCACTGCACGACTCTTCCCTGATCCTGGAATCCTACGCCTCGTTCGAGCTGGTCAAATCCTCGAGCGAGGTGGTGGGCGGCCTCTACTACGACTGCAGGGAGCCAGACGACGAGCTGTTCGCCGAGCCAACTTCTCGCCCCGAGAAGTGCCTGGCTTCCGGTGCACGGCTCTACTTCGGACAGGTCGGCACCGAAAATCACTTCCAG GTTAGCACGAAGGACGCCGGCAAGGGACCCCTCTCGGTCAGCGTGCAAGGCCCCAACGCCGGCTCCGTCATAAACGTCTCGGTCACCTACTGCGGCCAAGACGAGTACACAGTCACGTACAAAGTCATTGAGCCAGGATACTACATCATCCACATCAAGTGGGCTGAGTGGCCCATACCGGACAGTCCAGTGATGTGCAAAGTGACTGCGTGA